The Salmo salar chromosome ssa06, Ssal_v3.1, whole genome shotgun sequence genome window below encodes:
- the LOC106606964 gene encoding uncharacterized protein isoform X2 — translation MDDKRALCEPPPLPAEVAVGASQESLRDVVERIRSEVETQAKTIDSLCKTLIMHEAERTQNLNTMAVLQSEVHHLAAHVAAQHLEERFEGLRCEVSTELHYLRSLLSHSPCSCPTLQASCSSTHPSDIQRQAAINHISQELYHSRRVLWEQIAELREEVHNIHGLLKKLRDETMRRLTEKYCKDMCLERMIDSYQMKDDALKIQRPQDMLRSNARSDVSELQNKFQTITISKGKAPNKTGRTERIGQRVMPANSDSDEGQSGTCAKGMTPKIKEEINVSARRK, via the exons ATGGACGACAAGAGGGCCTTG TGTGAACCACCGCCACTTCCTGCTGAAG TAGCAGTAGGTGCATCTCAAGAGTCTCTCCGAGATGTTGTGGAAAGAATTAGGTCAGAGGTTGAAACACAAGCCAAG ACTATTGATTCCCTGTGCAAAACTCTAATCATGCACGAGGCAGAGAGAACCCAGAATCTCAATACCATGGCAGTCCTTCAAT CCGAGGTGCACCATTTGGCTGCACATGTTGCCGCCCAGCACCTTGAGGAGCGTTTTGAGGGTCTACGCTGTGAGGTCTCCACTGAGCTCCACTACCTGCGCAGTCTCCTGTCCCACTCTCCCTGCTCCTGTCCTACTCTCCAAGCCTCCTGCTCCAGCACTCACCCCTCAGACATCCAGAGGCAGGCTGCCATCAACCACATCTCTCAGGAACTCTACCACAG TCGAAGAGTCCTGTGGGAGCAGATTGCTGAGCTAAGGGAGGAAGTCCACAACATTCATGGCCTGCTTA AAAAATTAAGAGATGAAACTATGCGCAGATTGACAGAGAAATACTGCAAAGATATG TGCTTGGAGAGGATGATTGACAGCTATCAGATGAAGGACGACGCTCTCAAAATACAGAGGCCTCAGGACATGCTCAGGTCAAATGCAAG GTCAGATGTTTCTGAGTTACAGAATAAGTTTCAGACTATAACAATATCGAAAGGCAAGGCTCCCAATAAAACAG GCCGAACTGAACGAATAGGACAGAGGGTTATGCCAGCCAATTCAGATTCAGATGAAGGGCAAAGTGGAACATGTGCCAAAGGAATGACACCAAAGATCAAAGAGGAAATCAATGTGTCTGCCAG AAGGAAATAA
- the LOC106606964 gene encoding uncharacterized protein isoform X3, with translation MDDKRALCEPPPLPAEAVGASQESLRDVVERIRSEVETQAKTIDSLCKTLIMHEAERTQNLNTMAVLQSEVHHLAAHVAAQHLEERFEGLRCEVSTELHYLRSLLSHSPCSCPTLQASCSSTHPSDIQRQAAINHISQELYHSRRVLWEQIAELREEVHNIHGLLKKLRDETMRRLTEKYCKDMCLERMIDSYQMKDDALKIQRPQDMLRSNARSDVSELQNKFQTITISKGKAPNKTGRTERIGQRVMPANSDSDEGQSGTCAKGMTPKIKEEINVSARRK, from the exons ATGGACGACAAGAGGGCCTTG TGTGAACCACCGCCACTTCCTGCTGAAG CAGTAGGTGCATCTCAAGAGTCTCTCCGAGATGTTGTGGAAAGAATTAGGTCAGAGGTTGAAACACAAGCCAAG ACTATTGATTCCCTGTGCAAAACTCTAATCATGCACGAGGCAGAGAGAACCCAGAATCTCAATACCATGGCAGTCCTTCAAT CCGAGGTGCACCATTTGGCTGCACATGTTGCCGCCCAGCACCTTGAGGAGCGTTTTGAGGGTCTACGCTGTGAGGTCTCCACTGAGCTCCACTACCTGCGCAGTCTCCTGTCCCACTCTCCCTGCTCCTGTCCTACTCTCCAAGCCTCCTGCTCCAGCACTCACCCCTCAGACATCCAGAGGCAGGCTGCCATCAACCACATCTCTCAGGAACTCTACCACAG TCGAAGAGTCCTGTGGGAGCAGATTGCTGAGCTAAGGGAGGAAGTCCACAACATTCATGGCCTGCTTA AAAAATTAAGAGATGAAACTATGCGCAGATTGACAGAGAAATACTGCAAAGATATG TGCTTGGAGAGGATGATTGACAGCTATCAGATGAAGGACGACGCTCTCAAAATACAGAGGCCTCAGGACATGCTCAGGTCAAATGCAAG GTCAGATGTTTCTGAGTTACAGAATAAGTTTCAGACTATAACAATATCGAAAGGCAAGGCTCCCAATAAAACAG GCCGAACTGAACGAATAGGACAGAGGGTTATGCCAGCCAATTCAGATTCAGATGAAGGGCAAAGTGGAACATGTGCCAAAGGAATGACACCAAAGATCAAAGAGGAAATCAATGTGTCTGCCAG AAGGAAATAA
- the LOC106606964 gene encoding uncharacterized protein isoform X1, whose protein sequence is MPGVILHGHCSLTFLSCHLVAVGASQESLRDVVERIRSEVETQAKTIDSLCKTLIMHEAERTQNLNTMAVLQSEVHHLAAHVAAQHLEERFEGLRCEVSTELHYLRSLLSHSPCSCPTLQASCSSTHPSDIQRQAAINHISQELYHSRRVLWEQIAELREEVHNIHGLLKKLRDETMRRLTEKYCKDMCLERMIDSYQMKDDALKIQRPQDMLRSNARSDVSELQNKFQTITISKGKAPNKTGRTERIGQRVMPANSDSDEGQSGTCAKGMTPKIKEEINVSARRK, encoded by the exons ATGCCAGGTGTAATACTGCATGGTCATTGTTCACTAACTTTCTTGAGTTGTCATCTAGTAGCAGTAGGTGCATCTCAAGAGTCTCTCCGAGATGTTGTGGAAAGAATTAGGTCAGAGGTTGAAACACAAGCCAAG ACTATTGATTCCCTGTGCAAAACTCTAATCATGCACGAGGCAGAGAGAACCCAGAATCTCAATACCATGGCAGTCCTTCAAT CCGAGGTGCACCATTTGGCTGCACATGTTGCCGCCCAGCACCTTGAGGAGCGTTTTGAGGGTCTACGCTGTGAGGTCTCCACTGAGCTCCACTACCTGCGCAGTCTCCTGTCCCACTCTCCCTGCTCCTGTCCTACTCTCCAAGCCTCCTGCTCCAGCACTCACCCCTCAGACATCCAGAGGCAGGCTGCCATCAACCACATCTCTCAGGAACTCTACCACAG TCGAAGAGTCCTGTGGGAGCAGATTGCTGAGCTAAGGGAGGAAGTCCACAACATTCATGGCCTGCTTA AAAAATTAAGAGATGAAACTATGCGCAGATTGACAGAGAAATACTGCAAAGATATG TGCTTGGAGAGGATGATTGACAGCTATCAGATGAAGGACGACGCTCTCAAAATACAGAGGCCTCAGGACATGCTCAGGTCAAATGCAAG GTCAGATGTTTCTGAGTTACAGAATAAGTTTCAGACTATAACAATATCGAAAGGCAAGGCTCCCAATAAAACAG GCCGAACTGAACGAATAGGACAGAGGGTTATGCCAGCCAATTCAGATTCAGATGAAGGGCAAAGTGGAACATGTGCCAAAGGAATGACACCAAAGATCAAAGAGGAAATCAATGTGTCTGCCAG AAGGAAATAA
- the LOC106596625 gene encoding transmembrane protein 205 gives MVTEGEPTDLVKVLHLLVLSFAWGMQLWVSFIAGVALVKQVTLHTFGLVQSKLFPVYFYCLLGSSFVSLAVYAVYHPRELLDWHESLQMALYFVAVIMAGLNAQWFGPSATEVMFKLREVEQEHGLGNQIGIGSQREAYAKLREQDPKYKAYKSTFGHYHGLSNLCNLIGFICTTTNIVYTALNLHTI, from the exons ATGGTCACAGAAGGGGAGCCAACAGATTTGGTGAAAGTGCTGCACCTGCTGGTGCTGTCATTTGCATGGGGAATGCAGTTGTGGGTCTCCTTTATAGCAG GTGTTGCACTGGTGAAGCAGGTAACACTGCACACCTTTGGGCTGGTGCAAAGCAAGCTGTTCCCTGTCTATTTCTATTGCCTACTGGGCAGCAGCTTTGTCAGCCTTGCTGTGTATGCAGTCTACCACCCCAGAGAGCTGCTGGATTGGCACGAAAGCCTTCAG ATGGCTCTGTACTTTGTGGCAGTCATCATGGCAGGTCTAAACGCACAGTGGTTTGGCCCGTCTGCCACAGAGGTCATGTTCAAGCTACGGGAGGTGGAGCAGGAGCATGGTCTGGGGAACCAAATAGGGATAGGGAGCCAGAGGGAAGCCTACGCCAAACTCAGGGAGCAGGACCCCAAGTACAAGGCCTACAAGAGCACCTTTGGCCACTATCATGGCCTGTCCAACCTATGCAACCTGATTGGGTTTATCTGCACAACCACCAACATAGTGTACACAGCTCTCAATTTACACACCATTTAG
- the LOC106601190 gene encoding ras-related protein Rab-3D: protein MASVNDSRLQQQPAQKDAADQNFDYMFKLLIIGNSSVGKTSFLFRYADDSFTSAFVSTVGIDFKVKTVFRNEKRIKLQIWDTAGQERYRTITTAYYRGAMGFLLMYDITNQDSFNAVQDWATQIKTYSWDNAQVILVGNKCELEDDRLVPTEDSQRLAKDLGFQFFEASAKDNINVKQVFERLVDVICEKMNESMGGDANLLSNHRSTSLQDSPPENHGGCGC, encoded by the exons ATGGCGTCAGTGAATGACTCTCGCCTTCAGCAGCAGCCTGCCCAGAAGGATGCGGCTGACCAGAACTTTGACTACATGTTCAAGCTGCTGATCATTGGCAACAGCAGTGTGGGGAAGACCAGCTTCCTGTTCCGCTATGCTGATGACTCCTTCACCTCAGCCTTTGTCTCCACCGTGGGCATAGACTTCAAGGTCAAGACCGTCTTCCGCAATGAGAAAAGGATAAAGCTACAGATATGG GACACAGCAGGACAGGAACGCTACCGTACCATCACCACAGCCTACTACAGAGGAGCCATGGGCTTCCTGCTCATGTATGACATCACCAACCAGGACTCCTTCAACGCAGTTCAGGACTG GGCAACTCAGATTAAGACATACTCTTGGGACAACGCACAGGTGATCCTGGTGGGAAACAAGTGTGAACTGGAGGATGACAGGCTAGTCCCCACAGAGGATAGCCAGAGACTGGCCAAAGATCTTG ggttCCAGTTCTTCGAGGCCAGCGCCAAGGATAACATCAACGTGAAGCAGGTGTTTGAGCGGCTGGTAGACGTCATCTGTGAGAAGATGAACGAGAGCATGGGCGGAGATGCCAACCTGTTGTCCAATCACAGGAGCACCAGTCTACAGGACTCGCCTCCAGAGAACCATGGGGGCTGTGGCTGCTAA
- the epor gene encoding erythropoietin receptor, whose translation MTNDNLNKLLVFCVLFCAQKTSIVHGAQALETKVALLRHAEPENPKCFAEGMSDLTCFWEEDEERAGSAEQYSFIYTYQNENSSECAVTALPAAGGKRLYFCRLSQTQLFVPLDIRVFRDDLLIHNRSLFIELVFLLDPPANLTLTSTGMQGQLKASWLPPSLKYMGDSMMYEVSYALAGSHIGKVEVVQASSELILRGLQSGTKYKVRIRVKLDGISYSGFWSAWTDPVLMETMPGDLDPLIVSLSLIISLVLTLLSLIVLMSHRRFLLKKIWPTIPTPESKFQGLFKVYGGDFQEWLGHSTGGLWLRPAYFYSEEFPAPLEVLSEVSLGPALPSSALPPKASEALGEEEDEDKKLKRVDSALMEGWRETPQEHWPMDQLRAIHQHPAPWTQSSLLESHDAYVTLNAQNHSGEEPLDDILEETLPLQVLFASGRTSSESRSDLGSLQQSSGSGRLSSQSSFEYPNHTWPPKGPGYTYMAVADSGVSMDYSPMSSSKIDDIGKGVIYTNEYKNEIPAHRRPIGTPIHFAF comes from the exons ATGACAAATGATAACCTGAATAAGCTGTTGGTATTTTGTGTATTGTTTTGCGCTCAGAAAACATCCATCGTGCATGGTGCACAAGCTTTGGAAACTAAAG TGGCTCTGCTGCGCCACGCTGAGCCAGAGAATCCAAAGTGCTTTGCTGAAGGGATGTCGGACCTCACCTGCTTctgggaggaggatgaggaaagggCTGGCTCTGCTGAACAATACTCATTCATATACACATACCA GAATGAGAACAGCAGTGAGTGTGCCGTAACTGCCCTACCAGCAGCAGGCGGCAAGAGGCTGTATTTTTGCAGGTTGTCCCAGACTCAATTATTTGTGCCCCTTGACATCCGGGTGTTTCGGGACGACCTGCTGATCCACAACCGCAGTCTCTTCATTGAACTTGTCT tcctGTTAGACCCGCCTGCCAATCTGACATTGACGAGTACAGGGATGCAGGGGCAGCTGAAGGCCAGCTGGCTGCCTCCCTCCCTCAAGTACATGGGTGACAGCATGATGTACGAGGTCAGCTACGCCTTGGCAGGGAGCCACATTGGAAAG GTGGAGGTGGTCCAAGCCAGCTCTGAGCTCATCTTGCGAGGTCTGCAGTCAGGCACTAAGTACAAGGTGCGCATTCGTGTCAAACTGGACGGCATCAGCTACAGCGGCTTCTGGAGCGCCTGGACTGACCCGGTACTGATGGAAACAATGCCTGGTG ACTTGGACCCTCTCATCGTGTCCCTGAGTCTCATCATCTCTCTCGTCCTCACCCTGCTGTCTCTCATTGTGCTCATGTCTCATCGCAG GTTCCTGTTGAAGAAGATCTGGCCAACCATTCCCACCCCTGAAAGCAAGTTCCAAGGCCTCTTTAAGGTTTATGGCGGTGACTTTCAG GAGTGGTTGGGCCACAGCACTGGAGGCTTATGGTTGAGGCCAGCCTACTTCTACTCTGAGGAATTCCCTGCGCCACTTGAGGTGCTCTCAGAGGTTAGCCTTGGTCCCGCCTTACCCAGCTCTGCTTTGCCGCCCAAGGCCTCAGAGGCACttggtgaggaggaggatgaagacaaGAAGCTAAAGAGGGTGGATTCTGCattgatggaggggtggagagaaacCCCCCAGGAGCACTGGCCGATGGACCAGCTCCGGGCTATTCATCAGCACCCTGCACCCTGGACCCAGTCTTCTCTACTGGAGTCCCATGATGCCTACGTCACCCTCAATGCTCAGAACCACAGTGGGGAGGAGCCTCTGGACGACATATTGGAGGAAACCTTGCCCCTGCAGGTTCTCTTTGCCTCTGGAAGGACATCCTCTGAATCTCGATCAGATTTGGGCTCCCTCCAACAGAGCTCAGGATCGGGCCGCCTCTCGTCCCAGTCCAGTTTTGAGTACCCAAACCACACCTGGCCGCCCAAGGGCCCCGGGTACACCTACATGGCAGTGGCCGACTCAGGCGTCTCCATGGATTACAGTCCGATGAGCTCGAGTAAGATCGATGACATTGGGAAGGGAGTTATCTATACCAATGAGTATAAGAACGAGATCCCTGCACACAGAAGACCCATAGGTACGCCCATCCACTTTGCATTCTGA